Proteins encoded in a region of the Orcinus orca chromosome 8, mOrcOrc1.1, whole genome shotgun sequence genome:
- the ARCN1 gene encoding coatomer subunit delta isoform X1, with protein MVLLAAAVCTKAGKAIVSRQFVEMTRTRIEGLLAAFPKLMNTGKQHTFVETESVRYVYQPMEKLYMVLITTKNSNILEDLETLRLFSRVIPEYCRALEENEISEHCFDLIFAFDEIVALGYRENVNLAQIRTFTEMDSHEEKVFRAVRETQEREAKAEMRRKAKELQQARRDAERQGKKAPGFGGFGSSTVSGGSTAAMITETIIETDKPKVAPAPARPSGPSKALKLGAKGKEVDNFVDKLKSEGETIMSSSMGKRTSEATKVHAPPINMESVHMKIEEKITLTCGRDGGLQNMELHGMIMLRISDDKFGRIRLHVENEDKKGVQLQTHPNVDKKLFTAESLIGLKNPEKSFPVSSDVGVLKWRLQTTEESFIPLTINCWPSESGNGCDVNIEYELQEDNLELNDVVITIPLPSGVGAPVIGEIDGEYRHDSRRNTLEWCLPVIDAKNKSGSLEFSIAGQPNDFFPVQVSFISKKNYCNIQVTKVTQVDGNSPVRFSTETTFLVDKYEIL; from the exons TTTGTAGAGATGACCCGAACTCGGATTGAGGGCTTGTTAGCAGCTTTTCCAAAGCTCATGAACACtggaaaacaacacacatttgttGAAACAGAGAGTGTCAGATATGTTTACCAGCCTATGGAGAAACTATACATGGTACTGATCACTACCAAAAACAGCAACATCTTAGAAGATCTGGAGACCCTAAGGCTCTTCTCAAGAGTG ATTCCTGAATATTGCCGAGCCTTAGAAGAGAATGAAATATCTGAGCactgttttgatttgatttttgcaTTTGATGAAATTGTTGCCCTGGGATACCGGGAGAATGTTAACCTGGCACAGATCAGAACCTTCACAGAAATGGATTCTCATGAGGAGAAGGTGTTCAGAGCAGTCAGAGAG ACTCAAGAACGTGAAGCCAAGGCTGAGATGCGGCGTAAAGCAAAAGAATTACAGCAGGCCCGAAGAGATGCAGAGAGACAGGGCAAAAAAGCACCAGGATTTGGGGGATTTGGAAGCTCCACAGTGTCTGGAGGTAGCACAGCTGCTATGATCACAGAGACCATCATTGAAACTGATAAACCAAAAGTGGCACCTGCACCAGCCAG GCCTTCAGGCCCTAGCAAGGCTTTGAAACTGGGAGCCAAAGGAAAGGAAGTAGATAACTTTGTTGACAAATTGAAATCTGAAGGTGAAACTATCATGTCCTCCAGTATGGGCAAGCGTACCTCTGAAGCAACCAAAGTGCACGCTCCACCCATTAATATGGAGAG TGTGCACATGAAGATTGAGGAAAAGATCACACTAACCTGTGGACGAGATGGAGGATTACAGAATATGGAGTTGCATGGCATGATCATGCTTAGGATCTCAGATGATAAATTTGGCCGAATTCGTCTTCATGTGGAAAATGAAGACAAGAAAGGGGTGCAGCTACAG ACCCATCCAAATGTGGATAAAAAACTTTTCACTGCAGAATCTCTAATTGGCTTGAAGAATCCAGAGAAGTCATTTCCAGTCAGTAGTGACGTTGGGGTGCTGAAGTGGAGACTACAAACCACAGAGGAGTCTTTTATTCCACTGACAA tTAATTGCTGGCCCTCAGAAAGTGGAAATGGTTGTGATGTCAACATAGAATATGAGCTACAAGAAGATAATTTAGAACTGAATGATGTGGTTATCACCATCCCACTCCC ATCTGGTGTCGGCGCACCGGTGATTGGTGAGATTGATGGCGAATATCGACATGACAGTCGACGAAATACCTTGGAGTGGTGCCTGCCAGTGATTGATGCCAAAAATAAGAGTGGCAGCCTTGAGTTCAGCATTGCTGGGCAGCCCAATGATTTCTTCCCTGTTCAAGTCTCCTTCATCtccaaaaaaaattactgtaacATACAG GTTACCAAAGTGACCCAGGTAGATGGAAACAGCCCTGTAAGGTTTTCCACAGAGACCACTTTCCTAGTGGATAAGTATGAAATTCTGTAA
- the ARCN1 gene encoding coatomer subunit delta isoform X3, giving the protein MVLLAAAVCTKAGKAIVSRQFVEMTRTRIEGLLAAFPKLMNTGKQHTFVETESVRYVYQPMEKLYMVLITTKNSNILEDLETLRLFSRVIPEYCRALEENEISEHCFDLIFAFDEIVALGYRENVNLAQIRTFTEMDSHEEKVFRAVRETQEREAKAEMRRKAKELQQARRDAERQGKKAPGFGGFGSSTVSGGSTAAMITETIIETDKPKVAPAPARPSGPSKALKLGAKGKEVDNFVDKLKSEGETIMSSSMGKRTSEATKVHAPPINMESVHMKIEEKITLTCGRDGGLQNMELHGMIMLRISDDKFGRIRLHVENEDKKGVQLQTHPNVDKKLFTAESLIGLKNPEKSFPVSSDVGVLKWRLQTTEESFIPLTINCWPSESGNGCDVNIEYELQEDNLELNDVVITIPLPLVIISEQ; this is encoded by the exons TTTGTAGAGATGACCCGAACTCGGATTGAGGGCTTGTTAGCAGCTTTTCCAAAGCTCATGAACACtggaaaacaacacacatttgttGAAACAGAGAGTGTCAGATATGTTTACCAGCCTATGGAGAAACTATACATGGTACTGATCACTACCAAAAACAGCAACATCTTAGAAGATCTGGAGACCCTAAGGCTCTTCTCAAGAGTG ATTCCTGAATATTGCCGAGCCTTAGAAGAGAATGAAATATCTGAGCactgttttgatttgatttttgcaTTTGATGAAATTGTTGCCCTGGGATACCGGGAGAATGTTAACCTGGCACAGATCAGAACCTTCACAGAAATGGATTCTCATGAGGAGAAGGTGTTCAGAGCAGTCAGAGAG ACTCAAGAACGTGAAGCCAAGGCTGAGATGCGGCGTAAAGCAAAAGAATTACAGCAGGCCCGAAGAGATGCAGAGAGACAGGGCAAAAAAGCACCAGGATTTGGGGGATTTGGAAGCTCCACAGTGTCTGGAGGTAGCACAGCTGCTATGATCACAGAGACCATCATTGAAACTGATAAACCAAAAGTGGCACCTGCACCAGCCAG GCCTTCAGGCCCTAGCAAGGCTTTGAAACTGGGAGCCAAAGGAAAGGAAGTAGATAACTTTGTTGACAAATTGAAATCTGAAGGTGAAACTATCATGTCCTCCAGTATGGGCAAGCGTACCTCTGAAGCAACCAAAGTGCACGCTCCACCCATTAATATGGAGAG TGTGCACATGAAGATTGAGGAAAAGATCACACTAACCTGTGGACGAGATGGAGGATTACAGAATATGGAGTTGCATGGCATGATCATGCTTAGGATCTCAGATGATAAATTTGGCCGAATTCGTCTTCATGTGGAAAATGAAGACAAGAAAGGGGTGCAGCTACAG ACCCATCCAAATGTGGATAAAAAACTTTTCACTGCAGAATCTCTAATTGGCTTGAAGAATCCAGAGAAGTCATTTCCAGTCAGTAGTGACGTTGGGGTGCTGAAGTGGAGACTACAAACCACAGAGGAGTCTTTTATTCCACTGACAA tTAATTGCTGGCCCTCAGAAAGTGGAAATGGTTGTGATGTCAACATAGAATATGAGCTACAAGAAGATAATTTAGAACTGAATGATGTGGTTATCACCATCCCACTCCC CTTGGTTATTATTTCAGAACAATAG
- the ARCN1 gene encoding coatomer subunit delta isoform X2 codes for MIPEYCRALEENEISEHCFDLIFAFDEIVALGYRENVNLAQIRTFTEMDSHEEKVFRAVRETQEREAKAEMRRKAKELQQARRDAERQGKKAPGFGGFGSSTVSGGSTAAMITETIIETDKPKVAPAPARPSGPSKALKLGAKGKEVDNFVDKLKSEGETIMSSSMGKRTSEATKVHAPPINMESVHMKIEEKITLTCGRDGGLQNMELHGMIMLRISDDKFGRIRLHVENEDKKGVQLQTHPNVDKKLFTAESLIGLKNPEKSFPVSSDVGVLKWRLQTTEESFIPLTINCWPSESGNGCDVNIEYELQEDNLELNDVVITIPLPSGVGAPVIGEIDGEYRHDSRRNTLEWCLPVIDAKNKSGSLEFSIAGQPNDFFPVQVSFISKKNYCNIQVTKVTQVDGNSPVRFSTETTFLVDKYEIL; via the exons ATTCCTGAATATTGCCGAGCCTTAGAAGAGAATGAAATATCTGAGCactgttttgatttgatttttgcaTTTGATGAAATTGTTGCCCTGGGATACCGGGAGAATGTTAACCTGGCACAGATCAGAACCTTCACAGAAATGGATTCTCATGAGGAGAAGGTGTTCAGAGCAGTCAGAGAG ACTCAAGAACGTGAAGCCAAGGCTGAGATGCGGCGTAAAGCAAAAGAATTACAGCAGGCCCGAAGAGATGCAGAGAGACAGGGCAAAAAAGCACCAGGATTTGGGGGATTTGGAAGCTCCACAGTGTCTGGAGGTAGCACAGCTGCTATGATCACAGAGACCATCATTGAAACTGATAAACCAAAAGTGGCACCTGCACCAGCCAG GCCTTCAGGCCCTAGCAAGGCTTTGAAACTGGGAGCCAAAGGAAAGGAAGTAGATAACTTTGTTGACAAATTGAAATCTGAAGGTGAAACTATCATGTCCTCCAGTATGGGCAAGCGTACCTCTGAAGCAACCAAAGTGCACGCTCCACCCATTAATATGGAGAG TGTGCACATGAAGATTGAGGAAAAGATCACACTAACCTGTGGACGAGATGGAGGATTACAGAATATGGAGTTGCATGGCATGATCATGCTTAGGATCTCAGATGATAAATTTGGCCGAATTCGTCTTCATGTGGAAAATGAAGACAAGAAAGGGGTGCAGCTACAG ACCCATCCAAATGTGGATAAAAAACTTTTCACTGCAGAATCTCTAATTGGCTTGAAGAATCCAGAGAAGTCATTTCCAGTCAGTAGTGACGTTGGGGTGCTGAAGTGGAGACTACAAACCACAGAGGAGTCTTTTATTCCACTGACAA tTAATTGCTGGCCCTCAGAAAGTGGAAATGGTTGTGATGTCAACATAGAATATGAGCTACAAGAAGATAATTTAGAACTGAATGATGTGGTTATCACCATCCCACTCCC ATCTGGTGTCGGCGCACCGGTGATTGGTGAGATTGATGGCGAATATCGACATGACAGTCGACGAAATACCTTGGAGTGGTGCCTGCCAGTGATTGATGCCAAAAATAAGAGTGGCAGCCTTGAGTTCAGCATTGCTGGGCAGCCCAATGATTTCTTCCCTGTTCAAGTCTCCTTCATCtccaaaaaaaattactgtaacATACAG GTTACCAAAGTGACCCAGGTAGATGGAAACAGCCCTGTAAGGTTTTCCACAGAGACCACTTTCCTAGTGGATAAGTATGAAATTCTGTAA